A genomic stretch from Dysgonomonadaceae bacterium PH5-43 includes:
- a CDS encoding ATP-dependent Clp protease protease subunit (product_source=KO:K01358; cath_funfam=3.90.226.10; cog=COG0740; ko=KO:K01358; pfam=PF00574; superfamily=52096; tigrfam=TIGR00493): MNEFNKYATRHLGINSNALDKYTRISNDMLTPNIMEERQLNVTQMDVFSRLMMDRIIFLGSQINNDVANIIQAQLLFLDSSDPGKDISIYINSPGGSVYDGYGIYDTMQFISSDVATICTGMAASMAAVLLVAGANGKRSALKHSRVMIHQPLGGAQGQASDIEITAREILKVKQEIYTIISDHSGQPYEKVVQDGDRDFWMSSEEALKYGMIDQVLAKKK, encoded by the coding sequence ATGAATGAATTTAATAAATATGCAACAAGGCATTTGGGCATAAACTCTAATGCGTTGGATAAATATACTCGCATATCTAACGATATGCTTACTCCTAATATAATGGAGGAACGTCAACTGAATGTTACTCAAATGGATGTGTTCTCTCGTTTGATGATGGATCGTATTATCTTTTTGGGTTCGCAAATCAATAATGATGTGGCTAATATAATACAAGCTCAATTATTGTTCTTAGATTCATCAGATCCGGGTAAAGATATTTCTATATATATCAACTCTCCTGGCGGTTCTGTTTATGATGGCTATGGTATTTACGATACTATGCAATTTATATCGAGCGACGTAGCAACTATCTGTACAGGTATGGCAGCTTCTATGGCCGCTGTATTGCTTGTTGCTGGAGCTAATGGCAAACGCTCGGCTCTTAAACATTCGAGAGTGATGATTCATCAACCTTTAGGAGGTGCTCAGGGGCAGGCTTCTGATATAGAAATTACAGCTCGTGAGATACTGAAAGTTAAACAAGAGATATATACAATAATATCTGATCATTCAGGGCAACCTTACGAGAAAGTAGTACAAGATGGAGATCGTGATTTTTGGATGTCTTCGGAAGAAGCCCTTAAATATGGAATGATTGACCAAGTATTAGCTAAAAAGAAATAA
- a CDS encoding 3-isopropylmalate/(R)-2-methylmalate dehydratase large subunit (product_source=KO:K01703; cath_funfam=3.30.499.10,3.40.1060.10; cog=COG0065; ko=KO:K01703; pfam=PF00330; superfamily=53732; tigrfam=TIGR00170), with the protein MNTLFDKIWDSHIVSTVDDGPTQLYIDRMYCHEVTSPQAFDGLRRRGLKVFRPERITCVPDHNIPTINQDKPIKDSISKNQIDTLSKNTEEFGLTYFPIGHPKNGIVHVVGPETGLSLPGMTIVCGDSHTSTHGAMGAIAFGIGTSEVEMVLATQCVFQSKPKTMRITVKGKLKPFVTAKDMALYLIAKMTTGGATGYFIEYAGEAVENLSMEGRLTLCNLSIEMGARGGMIAPDNTTFEYIKGKEFTPKGEDWDKALTYWKTLKSESDAVFDKEITFDAEDIEPMITYGTNPGMGIKINDSIPNIEDIEDSSKHSFSKSLEYMGFKAGEKLIGKPVDYVFLGSCTNGRIEDFRAFAEIVKGKKKADNVVVWLVPGSWAVINQIKEEGIDKIIEDAGFELRQPGCSACLAMNDDKVPAGKYAVSTSNRNFEGRQGPGARTILAGAYVAAAAAITGKITEPKTINN; encoded by the coding sequence ATGAATACATTGTTTGATAAGATATGGGATAGTCATATTGTTTCTACAGTTGATGATGGACCAACACAATTATATATCGACAGAATGTACTGTCACGAAGTTACAAGTCCGCAGGCTTTTGATGGGTTAAGAAGAAGAGGGTTAAAGGTGTTTCGTCCAGAAAGAATTACTTGTGTACCCGATCATAATATTCCTACTATTAATCAGGATAAACCAATTAAGGATTCTATATCTAAAAATCAGATAGATACTTTAAGTAAGAATACAGAAGAGTTTGGGCTAACATATTTTCCTATCGGACACCCCAAAAACGGAATTGTTCACGTGGTAGGTCCCGAAACAGGTCTTTCGCTTCCCGGAATGACAATAGTTTGTGGCGATTCTCATACTTCTACTCACGGAGCTATGGGAGCTATAGCTTTTGGTATAGGAACCAGCGAAGTAGAGATGGTATTGGCTACGCAATGCGTATTTCAATCTAAACCGAAAACAATGCGTATTACGGTAAAAGGTAAACTTAAACCTTTTGTAACGGCTAAAGATATGGCATTGTATCTTATTGCTAAGATGACAACTGGTGGAGCTACAGGATATTTTATTGAGTATGCAGGCGAAGCTGTTGAAAATTTATCAATGGAAGGAAGATTAACTTTGTGTAATCTTTCTATAGAGATGGGAGCACGAGGAGGAATGATAGCTCCCGACAATACTACGTTTGAATACATAAAAGGAAAAGAGTTTACTCCTAAAGGAGAAGATTGGGATAAAGCTTTGACTTATTGGAAAACTTTAAAGAGCGAAAGTGATGCTGTGTTCGATAAAGAGATTACCTTTGATGCCGAAGATATAGAACCAATGATAACTTACGGTACTAATCCGGGAATGGGAATTAAAATTAATGATTCTATTCCTAATATTGAGGATATTGAAGACTCGAGTAAACATTCGTTTTCTAAATCTTTAGAATATATGGGGTTCAAAGCTGGAGAAAAGCTAATAGGCAAACCAGTAGATTATGTTTTCTTGGGAAGTTGCACTAATGGTCGTATAGAAGATTTTAGAGCTTTTGCCGAAATAGTAAAAGGAAAAAAGAAGGCAGATAATGTGGTTGTTTGGTTAGTTCCTGGCTCTTGGGCAGTAATTAATCAGATAAAAGAAGAAGGTATTGATAAGATTATAGAAGATGCTGGTTTCGAACTTCGTCAACCAGGTTGTTCTGCTTGTTTGGCTATGAATGACGATAAAGTTCCTGCAGGAAAATATGCCGTGTCTACTTCTAACAGAAACTTTGAAGGACGACAAGGTCCTGGTGCGAGAACTATATTAGCAGGTGCTTATGTTGCCGCAGCGGCAGCTATTACAGGTAAGATAACTGAACCAAAAACAATAAATAATTAA
- a CDS encoding DHA3 family macrolide efflux protein-like MFS transporter (product_source=KO:K08217; cath_funfam=1.20.1250.20; cog=COG0477; ko=KO:K08217; pfam=PF07690; superfamily=103473; transmembrane_helix_parts=Outside_1_14,TMhelix_15_37,Inside_38_45,TMhelix_46_68,Outside_69_77,TMhelix_78_100,Inside_101_104,TMhelix_105_122,Outside_123_156,TMhelix_157_188,Inside_189_226,TMhelix_227_249,Outside_250_258,TMhelix_259_281,Inside_282_292,TMhelix_293_315,Outside_316_319,TMhelix_320_342,Inside_343_348,TMhelix_349_371,Outside_372_375,TMhelix_376_398,Inside_399_407), whose product MKESIFGVPDFRNLYAARFISTVGAKFFALAVSWWILDSGFERANTLLGVIMAATAIGTFGFAPFMGTFADKYNKKKTMMAALLGGAIVLGIIIAIFPVFNKIPLLFAVFAIFIYAFEPLFETSMQGSLNYIVKPELLPNAVSTVSGITSFSQALGAAFAGVAIAVLGVVGAFSLDCACYLVSILLVWRVTTKLPVNKPIPGEKASSYWTELAEGFRYIYKEKPLFYLLIFFGVINLWVSPIVLAIPIITKDVFDGTPLLMSGYEVAMAAGIIFITTLLGYVKKKFDRYRWSFYSLLLCGVSLTLFSFCTTIFPTFVFMVLFGLGMGMVNLSMMTIFQTYVPPYIQGRFFSIVNTIAGAVIPLSYAFVGVLSDYFGIMTLMTMNGILLLLTSFAMLFIPKIKGEYII is encoded by the coding sequence ATGAAAGAAAGTATATTTGGAGTTCCTGATTTTAGGAATTTGTATGCAGCTAGATTTATATCAACTGTCGGTGCCAAGTTTTTTGCTTTAGCTGTTTCTTGGTGGATATTAGATTCTGGTTTTGAACGCGCAAACACGCTACTAGGTGTTATTATGGCTGCTACAGCCATAGGAACTTTTGGTTTTGCTCCTTTTATGGGAACTTTTGCGGATAAGTATAATAAAAAGAAAACAATGATGGCGGCTTTACTTGGGGGTGCTATTGTTTTGGGAATTATTATAGCAATATTTCCAGTGTTTAATAAAATACCTTTGTTGTTTGCCGTTTTTGCTATTTTTATATATGCTTTTGAGCCGCTTTTTGAAACATCTATGCAAGGCAGCCTTAATTATATTGTTAAACCCGAATTGCTACCAAATGCCGTTTCAACAGTTAGCGGTATTACTTCTTTTTCGCAAGCTTTGGGTGCCGCGTTTGCTGGGGTAGCTATTGCTGTTTTAGGAGTGGTTGGAGCCTTTTCGTTAGACTGTGCCTGTTATTTAGTTTCAATTCTGCTGGTTTGGAGAGTTACAACCAAATTGCCAGTCAATAAGCCTATTCCTGGTGAAAAAGCGTCTTCCTATTGGACCGAATTAGCTGAGGGATTTAGGTATATATACAAAGAAAAACCTTTGTTTTACCTTTTAATTTTTTTCGGAGTAATCAACTTATGGGTTTCTCCTATCGTATTGGCTATTCCTATAATTACGAAAGATGTTTTCGATGGAACTCCTTTACTTATGTCGGGGTATGAAGTGGCTATGGCGGCAGGTATCATTTTTATAACAACGCTTTTGGGGTATGTCAAAAAGAAGTTCGACCGTTATCGTTGGAGCTTTTATTCCTTGTTGCTCTGCGGTGTTTCATTGACATTATTCTCGTTTTGTACGACTATTTTTCCGACGTTTGTTTTTATGGTTCTTTTTGGTTTGGGTATGGGAATGGTAAATTTATCAATGATGACAATTTTTCAGACTTACGTTCCACCGTATATTCAAGGTCGTTTCTTTTCTATTGTAAATACAATTGCAGGAGCGGTAATTCCCTTGAGTTATGCTTTTGTAGGCGTGTTGAGTGATTATTTTGGAATTATGACTCTTATGACAATGAACGGTATTCTGTTGCTTTTAACTTCTTTTGCAATGTTGTTTATACCAAAAATTAAAGGAGAATATATAATATAA
- a CDS encoding ATP-dependent Clp protease ATP-binding subunit ClpX (product_source=KO:K03544; cath_funfam=1.10.8.60,3.40.50.300; cog=COG1219; ko=KO:K03544; pfam=PF06689,PF07724,PF10431; smart=SM00994,SM01086; superfamily=52540,57716; tigrfam=TIGR00382) has translation MAKQRISRKCSFCGREESEVEILLTGIDGFICNDCAQRANDIVLEAAKAEKLNDKFHIPDDQLPRPKDIKEFLDQYVVGQDDAKRYLSVSVYNHYKRLMQETSDSDDVEIEKSNIIMVGSTGTGKTLLAKTIARLLKVPFTIVDATVLTEAGYVGEDIESLLTRLLQVADYKVEEAERGIVFIDEIDKIARKGDNPSITRDVSGEGVQQGLLKLLEGSVVNVPPQGGRKHPDQKMIQVNTKNILFICGGAFDGIDKKIAQRLNTQVVGYAAANSNKNIDRNNLLKYIAPQDLKAFGLIPEIIGRLPILTYLQPLDRDTLRSILTEPKNSIIKQYTKMFAMDNVTLTFENDVLDYIVDKAVEFKLGARGLRSITESIMIDAMFEIPSSGKESFNVTLAYAKERVESLDNQYANS, from the coding sequence ATGGCGAAACAACGAATATCGAGAAAGTGTAGTTTTTGTGGGAGAGAGGAGTCGGAGGTAGAAATACTTCTTACAGGAATAGATGGGTTTATTTGTAATGACTGCGCTCAAAGAGCCAATGATATTGTTTTAGAGGCTGCAAAGGCAGAGAAATTAAACGATAAATTTCATATACCTGACGATCAACTCCCTCGTCCTAAAGATATAAAAGAATTTTTAGACCAATATGTTGTTGGGCAAGATGATGCTAAGCGTTATTTGTCGGTGTCGGTTTATAATCATTATAAACGTTTGATGCAAGAAACGTCAGATAGCGATGATGTGGAAATTGAAAAGTCTAATATCATAATGGTAGGTTCAACAGGAACCGGTAAAACTCTTCTTGCAAAAACTATAGCTCGTTTATTAAAAGTTCCGTTTACTATTGTAGATGCAACAGTGTTGACCGAAGCTGGTTATGTAGGTGAAGATATAGAAAGCCTTTTGACTCGATTGTTGCAAGTAGCCGACTATAAAGTGGAAGAGGCTGAAAGAGGTATTGTGTTTATCGACGAAATAGATAAAATAGCTCGCAAAGGCGATAACCCATCTATAACAAGAGATGTTAGCGGGGAAGGAGTTCAGCAAGGTTTACTAAAACTGTTAGAGGGCTCTGTAGTTAATGTGCCTCCTCAGGGAGGGCGTAAACACCCCGACCAAAAGATGATTCAGGTAAACACGAAGAATATTTTGTTTATATGTGGAGGAGCTTTTGATGGTATAGACAAAAAGATAGCTCAACGCTTAAATACTCAGGTTGTTGGTTATGCAGCAGCAAACAGCAATAAAAACATAGATAGAAATAATCTACTTAAATATATTGCTCCTCAAGACTTAAAAGCTTTCGGGCTGATACCTGAGATTATCGGACGACTACCTATACTTACGTATCTGCAACCTTTGGATAGAGACACTCTTCGTAGTATACTAACTGAACCAAAAAACTCTATCATAAAACAATACACCAAAATGTTTGCTATGGATAATGTAACTCTTACATTTGAAAACGACGTTCTTGACTATATTGTGGATAAAGCTGTAGAGTTTAAGCTGGGCGCAAGAGGGTTACGCTCAATAACCGAAAGCATTATGATTGATGCTATGTTTGAAATTCCTTCTTCGGGAAAAGAATCATTTAATGTTACTTTGGCCTATGCGAAAGAAAGAGTTGAGAGCTTAGATAACCAATATGCTAATTCTTAA
- a CDS encoding ATP-dependent DNA helicase RecQ (product_source=KO:K03654; cath_funfam=1.10.150.80,3.40.50.300; cog=COG0514; ko=KO:K03654; pfam=PF00270,PF00271,PF00570,PF09382,PF16124; smart=SM00341,SM00487,SM00956; superfamily=46785,47819,52540; tigrfam=TIGR01389), whose translation MTKKDFLIEALKAHFGFDSFKGNQELVIRSVLEGRDAFVLMPTGGGKSLCYQLPALLMNGTAVIISPLIALMKNQVDAMRSFSEDDGIAHFINSSLNKSAIEGVKQDVIAGKTKLLYVAPESLTKEDNIEFLRQVPVSFYAVDEAHCISEWGHDFRPEYRRIRPIINEIERRPLIALTATATPKVQHDIQKNLGMMDAVVYKSSFNRANLYYEVRQKNKEIDKEIVKFIKGNQGKSGIIYCLSRKKVEDIAEILKANGINALAYHAGMDSQVRSENQDKFLMEDVDVIVATIAFGMGIDKPDVRYVIHYDIPKSLEGYYQETGRAGRDGGEGKCIVFYANKDLLKLEKFMQGKPLSEQEIGKQLLEETRAYAETSMCRRKSLLHYFGEDYVEENCGNCDNCLNPKKQVEAKELLISVLETVEILNNKFKADHIISILQGKRTSEIISYEHDELDAFGSGKDEDEKTWSAVIRQAMIAGFLDKDIENYGLLKLTAEGKKYLNNPQSFKIVKDKDFDEDDTVDETPVRGGASCAVDPVLYSMMKDLRKKISKKLGVPTYVIFQDPSLEAMATSYPITIEELQNVPGVGAGKAKRYGEEFIELIKRHVEENEIERPEDLRVRTVANKSKLKVFVVQSIDRKVALDDIAVTKGLEFSELLDEIETIVYSGTRINIDYFLNEIMDDDHMEDIYMYFKESETDDLEEAINELGADYTEEEIRLVKIKFLSEMAN comes from the coding sequence ATGACAAAGAAAGATTTTTTGATAGAAGCTTTAAAGGCGCATTTTGGATTTGATTCGTTTAAGGGAAATCAAGAATTGGTTATTCGTAGCGTATTAGAAGGTAGAGATGCTTTTGTGTTAATGCCTACAGGTGGCGGTAAATCGTTATGCTATCAATTGCCAGCCCTTTTAATGAATGGTACGGCAGTAATAATATCTCCTTTAATTGCTTTGATGAAAAACCAAGTAGATGCTATGCGAAGCTTTAGCGAAGACGATGGTATCGCTCATTTTATTAATTCATCATTAAATAAATCAGCAATAGAAGGCGTAAAACAAGATGTTATAGCTGGGAAAACAAAACTTTTATATGTGGCTCCAGAATCTTTAACAAAAGAAGATAATATCGAGTTTTTAAGACAAGTGCCAGTTTCTTTTTATGCAGTAGATGAGGCTCATTGTATTTCTGAGTGGGGGCACGATTTTCGTCCAGAATATAGACGTATCAGACCTATCATTAATGAAATAGAACGACGCCCATTGATTGCGTTAACAGCAACAGCTACACCTAAAGTTCAACACGATATTCAAAAGAATTTAGGTATGATGGATGCCGTTGTATATAAATCATCTTTTAATAGAGCTAATTTATATTACGAAGTTCGTCAAAAAAATAAAGAAATAGATAAAGAAATAGTCAAGTTTATAAAAGGGAATCAAGGAAAGTCGGGAATTATTTATTGCCTTTCAAGAAAGAAAGTTGAAGATATAGCAGAGATATTAAAAGCTAATGGTATAAACGCTTTAGCATATCATGCAGGAATGGACTCGCAAGTTCGCTCCGAAAATCAAGATAAATTCTTAATGGAAGATGTAGATGTTATAGTGGCAACTATAGCATTTGGTATGGGGATAGATAAACCAGATGTGAGATATGTGATTCACTATGATATACCCAAAAGTTTAGAAGGTTATTATCAGGAAACAGGACGAGCAGGGCGAGATGGAGGAGAAGGAAAATGTATTGTTTTTTATGCAAATAAAGATTTGCTTAAGTTAGAAAAGTTTATGCAAGGCAAGCCTCTTTCGGAGCAAGAAATAGGTAAACAGTTGCTTGAAGAGACGAGGGCGTATGCGGAAACTTCTATGTGTAGAAGAAAATCTCTTCTTCATTACTTTGGAGAAGATTATGTAGAAGAAAATTGTGGAAATTGTGATAATTGTTTAAACCCTAAAAAACAAGTGGAAGCGAAGGAATTATTAATATCGGTTTTAGAAACCGTAGAGATTTTAAATAATAAATTTAAGGCAGATCATATTATAAGTATTTTACAAGGTAAAAGAACTTCAGAAATTATTTCGTACGAACACGATGAGTTAGATGCTTTTGGTTCTGGGAAAGATGAAGATGAAAAAACTTGGAGTGCTGTTATAAGGCAAGCTATGATTGCTGGCTTTTTGGATAAAGATATTGAAAACTATGGATTGCTTAAGCTTACGGCTGAAGGTAAGAAATATCTGAATAATCCTCAGTCTTTTAAAATAGTAAAAGATAAAGATTTTGATGAAGATGACACGGTAGATGAAACTCCTGTTAGAGGAGGTGCTTCTTGTGCGGTCGACCCAGTGTTGTATTCTATGATGAAAGATCTTAGAAAGAAAATATCTAAGAAACTTGGAGTGCCTACTTATGTGATTTTCCAAGATCCATCGTTGGAGGCAATGGCTACAAGTTACCCTATTACTATAGAAGAACTTCAAAATGTGCCGGGTGTTGGCGCAGGGAAAGCAAAACGCTATGGAGAGGAATTTATAGAATTGATTAAGCGTCACGTAGAAGAGAATGAAATAGAGCGTCCTGAAGATTTAAGAGTGCGTACTGTGGCAAACAAATCTAAGCTTAAAGTGTTTGTGGTACAAAGCATCGACCGTAAAGTGGCTTTAGATGATATTGCGGTTACTAAAGGATTAGAGTTTAGTGAACTTTTAGACGAAATAGAAACTATAGTTTATTCTGGTACTCGTATTAACATAGATTATTTCTTGAACGAAATAATGGACGACGATCACATGGAAGATATTTATATGTATTTCAAAGAGTCGGAAACAGATGATTTAGAAGAGGCTATAAATGAATTAGGCGCAGACTATACAGAAGAAGAAATAAGATTGGTTAAGATTAAGTTCTTGTCGGAAATGGCAAATTAA
- a CDS encoding 2-isopropylmalate synthase (product_source=KO:K01649; cath_funfam=3.20.20.70; cog=COG0119; ko=KO:K01649; pfam=PF00682,PF08502; smart=SM00917; superfamily=110921,51569; tigrfam=TIGR00973) — MADRLFIFDTTLRDGEQVPGCQLNTIEKIQVAQALENLGVDVIEAGFPVSSPGDFNSVVEISKAVTWPTICALTRAVEKDIDVAAEALKYAKRKRIHTGIGTSPYHIKYKFNSTEDEILERAIACVKYAKRYVEDVEFYCEDAGRTDNVYLAKVVEAVIKAGATVVNIPDTTGYCLPTEYGDKIKFLMENVNGIHNAILSTHCHNDLGMATANSIMGVMNGARQVEVTINGIGERAGNTSLEEVVMTLKSHKELNIETNINSKHIYPVSRMVSSLMNMPVQPNKAIVGRNAFAHSSGIHQDGVLKNRESYEIIDPKDVGIDDNTIALTARSGRAALNHRLNILGVELNQEQLDKVYEEFLKLADRKKDINDDDVLMLAGKDRVDSHRIKLEYLQVTSGVGVQSVAAIRLNIAGEIFESAAAGNGPVDAAIKAVKQIIHRQMVIEEFLIQAINKGSDDVGKVHMQVAHNGLNYYGFSANTDIIAASVEAFIDAINKFIK, encoded by the coding sequence ATGGCAGACAGATTATTTATTTTTGACACAACATTAAGAGATGGCGAACAAGTGCCTGGTTGTCAGTTAAACACTATCGAAAAAATACAAGTTGCACAGGCTTTAGAAAATTTAGGAGTTGATGTGATAGAGGCAGGTTTTCCTGTGTCAAGTCCAGGAGATTTTAATTCTGTAGTTGAAATCTCTAAGGCGGTAACGTGGCCAACGATATGTGCACTAACTCGTGCAGTAGAAAAAGATATTGATGTGGCTGCCGAAGCTCTTAAATATGCAAAGAGGAAGAGAATACATACCGGTATAGGAACTTCGCCATACCATATAAAATATAAGTTTAATTCTACCGAAGACGAAATATTGGAAAGAGCTATAGCGTGCGTTAAGTATGCTAAACGATATGTCGAAGATGTTGAGTTTTACTGTGAAGATGCAGGCAGAACAGATAATGTATATCTGGCTAAGGTGGTTGAAGCTGTAATTAAAGCAGGAGCAACTGTTGTTAATATACCTGATACTACAGGTTATTGTCTTCCTACCGAATATGGAGATAAAATAAAGTTTTTGATGGAGAATGTAAATGGTATTCACAATGCTATTTTGTCTACTCACTGTCATAACGATTTAGGAATGGCTACCGCTAATAGTATTATGGGGGTTATGAATGGAGCTCGTCAGGTAGAGGTTACTATAAATGGTATAGGAGAAAGAGCTGGTAATACTTCGTTGGAAGAAGTTGTTATGACGCTTAAAAGCCATAAAGAACTTAATATTGAAACTAATATAAATTCAAAACATATTTATCCTGTAAGCCGAATGGTATCGAGTTTGATGAATATGCCAGTACAACCTAATAAAGCTATAGTAGGACGAAATGCTTTTGCACACTCTTCAGGTATTCATCAAGATGGAGTACTTAAGAATAGAGAAAGTTACGAAATTATAGATCCTAAAGATGTTGGCATTGATGATAATACTATCGCATTAACAGCAAGAAGTGGTCGTGCTGCACTAAATCACAGACTAAATATACTTGGTGTTGAATTAAATCAGGAACAATTAGATAAAGTGTACGAAGAGTTTCTTAAATTAGCCGACAGGAAGAAAGATATTAATGATGATGATGTATTAATGCTTGCTGGCAAAGACAGAGTTGACTCTCATCGTATTAAGTTAGAGTATCTTCAAGTTACTTCTGGTGTTGGTGTTCAGTCGGTTGCGGCTATACGATTAAATATAGCAGGTGAAATTTTTGAATCGGCAGCAGCGGGTAATGGACCTGTTGATGCAGCAATAAAAGCAGTGAAACAAATTATTCACCGTCAGATGGTGATAGAAGAATTTTTAATTCAAGCTATAAATAAAGGAAGTGATGATGTTGGAAAAGTTCATATGCAGGTAGCGCACAATGGTCTTAATTATTATGGATTCTCAGCCAATACAGATATAATAGCGGCTTCGGTTGAAGCTTTTATTGATGCGATTAACAAATTTATAAAGTAA
- a CDS encoding trigger factor (product_source=KO:K03545; cath_funfam=3.30.70.1050; cog=COG0544; ko=KO:K03545; pfam=PF05697; superfamily=102735,109998; tigrfam=TIGR00115), with product MNVTLKNIDQVNAKLTIAVVKEDYQPQVDKALADIRKTIVIDGFRKGFAPKGRIQALYGKSVLVDEINKLVSNKLYTYIREEKLNVLGEPLPSLDEQKPLDFDNQQDYEFTFDLGLAPEVNISLTKEDKITYYAVKVTDEMIEKQIGSYKANYGTYEEVDSVEEKDMVKGLLVELDETGAPKADGINDDSAVLMPSYIKEETEKAKFVAAKKGDVITFNPYKAYEGNEVELASFLKIAKEVVKDCQSDFSFTITEITRYKEAEMNKDLFDKVFGPDTIATEEEFKAKIKEILEEQLAPESDYKFILDAKAILDEKGKEIQLPDEFLKRWLLASDEENKIKSIDEEYPKIVADLRFHLIKEGILKSNDIKVEAEEIKAQAIKTTRAQFAQYGMTNIPDNVLEGYSQDMLKKEETVRNLVDKVAEEKLMAVLKKQATVKTKKVTVEELGKLFETEA from the coding sequence ATGAACGTTACATTAAAAAACATCGACCAAGTAAATGCTAAATTAACAATTGCAGTAGTTAAAGAAGATTATCAACCACAAGTAGATAAAGCTTTAGCGGATATTCGTAAAACTATAGTTATTGATGGATTTCGTAAAGGATTTGCTCCTAAAGGACGCATACAGGCATTGTATGGTAAATCAGTTTTAGTTGACGAGATTAATAAATTGGTTTCAAATAAACTTTATACATATATAAGAGAAGAAAAACTTAACGTATTAGGAGAACCTCTTCCATCGTTAGACGAACAAAAACCTTTGGATTTCGATAATCAACAAGATTATGAGTTTACTTTCGATTTAGGTTTAGCTCCTGAAGTTAATATCTCTTTAACTAAAGAAGATAAAATCACTTATTATGCAGTTAAAGTTACAGACGAAATGATAGAAAAACAAATCGGATCGTATAAAGCTAACTACGGAACTTATGAAGAAGTAGATTCTGTTGAAGAAAAAGATATGGTTAAGGGTCTGTTAGTTGAGTTAGACGAAACAGGAGCACCCAAAGCAGACGGAATAAATGACGATTCGGCAGTTTTAATGCCTTCTTATATTAAAGAAGAAACTGAAAAAGCTAAATTTGTTGCAGCTAAAAAAGGAGATGTGATTACTTTTAATCCTTATAAAGCTTACGAAGGTAACGAGGTTGAACTTGCATCTTTCTTAAAGATAGCTAAAGAAGTTGTGAAAGATTGTCAAAGCGATTTCTCTTTTACTATTACAGAAATTACTCGCTACAAAGAAGCTGAAATGAATAAAGACTTGTTCGACAAAGTATTCGGACCAGATACTATAGCTACAGAAGAAGAGTTTAAAGCTAAAATAAAAGAGATTTTAGAAGAACAACTTGCTCCTGAAAGTGATTATAAGTTTATACTTGATGCTAAAGCTATTTTAGATGAAAAAGGTAAGGAAATTCAACTTCCTGATGAGTTCCTTAAAAGATGGTTGTTAGCTTCTGATGAAGAAAATAAAATAAAATCGATAGATGAAGAATATCCTAAAATTGTAGCAGACCTAAGATTTCATTTAATAAAAGAAGGTATTCTTAAGAGTAATGACATAAAGGTAGAAGCGGAAGAAATTAAAGCACAAGCTATTAAAACTACTCGCGCTCAGTTTGCACAATACGGTATGACAAATATTCCTGATAATGTATTGGAAGGATATTCTCAGGATATGCTTAAAAAAGAAGAAACTGTTAGAAACTTAGTTGATAAAGTGGCAGAAGAAAAACTTATGGCAGTACTTAAAAAACAAGCAACAGTTAAAACTAAAAAAGTAACAGTAGAAGAACTTGGTAAATTGTTCGAAACAGAAGCTTAA